The Eubacteriaceae bacterium Marseille-Q4139 genome has a window encoding:
- the rfbC gene encoding dTDP-4-dehydrorhamnose 3,5-epimerase, which yields MGKITVTPCEADGMTIEGLYVIEPTVFKDERGYFMETYNQNDFKEAGLNMVFVQDNQSMSVKGVLRGLHYQKQFPQGKLVRAVRGTVFDVAVDLRTNSKTYGKWFGVELSAENKKQFYIPEGFAHGFLVLSDEAEFAYKCTDFYHPGDEGGLLWSDETIGVKWPIPEGMELIISEKDKKWGGFGDTFKFER from the coding sequence ATGGGAAAAATTACAGTAACGCCATGCGAGGCGGATGGAATGACGATTGAGGGGCTCTATGTGATTGAGCCGACGGTTTTTAAGGATGAGCGCGGTTATTTCATGGAGACGTACAACCAGAACGACTTTAAGGAGGCTGGCCTTAACATGGTTTTCGTCCAGGACAACCAGTCCATGTCCGTAAAAGGCGTGCTCCGCGGCCTTCACTACCAGAAGCAGTTCCCCCAGGGAAAGCTGGTGCGCGCCGTCCGCGGTACGGTGTTCGACGTGGCCGTCGACCTTCGGACAAATTCCAAAACCTACGGGAAGTGGTTCGGCGTGGAACTGTCTGCGGAGAATAAAAAGCAGTTCTACATTCCCGAGGGCTTTGCACACGGCTTCCTTGTCCTCTCCGACGAGGCGGAATTTGCCTATAAATGCACAGATTTTTACCACCCCGGCGACGAGGGCGGCCTTTTATGGAGCGATGAGACCATCGGCGTGAAATGGCCGATCCCGGAGGGCATGGAGCTTATCATCTCCGAGAAAGACAAAAAGTGGGGCGGCTTCGGCGACACATTCAAGTTTGAGAGGTAG
- a CDS encoding DUF2142 domain-containing protein codes for MYWLLFAAAAAALFLAGFLLFKKDVRWEWRYPAAVVSFGLLYLFVLPPLSAPDEISHFVSAYELSSCLLGTEAADENGYVLIRQADDFLQNIYGAEGDEERISLGRELDEETYRILREKNDGLFVSAPEQALTPSVYRSVKTTPLSYLPQALGIVVARLLRLNGVWLSYLGRVFNLLFFAAMGTAAIRFLPFGKPVFLGVSLLPMALHLAASYSYDAFVMGLCFFYGAYCLNLAFVKPEVKRRDAAVLAAVMAAVGPCKMIYAVVMGFALLIPVKKFGSVKNWAVSAAAVFLVFAAAMALVNGGTIAGYAAGSDTYVSWAAEEGYSIPYILHNPADFLAILYRTAAVQAEEWYVTMIGGKLGNLDPVLSVPFYIVAGMTACLFGLSVRKAGEALYLRTAQKVWILFLAAACLLGLMAAMLVGWTPLSSQVIAGVQGRYLLPFLPFVLMTVKSERLVRTAGSDETLLFYICAMDAYALLRLFSIVSMRL; via the coding sequence ATGTACTGGCTGCTTTTTGCGGCGGCGGCCGCAGCGCTTTTTCTGGCCGGATTTCTTCTTTTTAAGAAAGACGTCAGGTGGGAATGGCGGTACCCGGCGGCCGTTGTTTCCTTTGGGCTTTTGTATCTATTTGTGCTTCCGCCGCTTTCGGCGCCGGATGAGATTTCCCATTTTGTCAGTGCCTATGAGCTTTCCAGCTGTCTTCTGGGAACGGAGGCGGCCGATGAAAACGGGTATGTGCTGATCCGGCAGGCCGACGATTTCCTCCAGAACATCTACGGCGCAGAAGGCGATGAGGAGCGGATTTCTCTGGGGCGGGAGCTTGATGAGGAAACCTACCGGATTCTCAGGGAGAAAAATGACGGGCTTTTTGTGAGTGCGCCAGAGCAGGCGCTTACGCCGTCGGTGTACCGTTCGGTGAAGACGACGCCGCTTTCGTACCTTCCGCAGGCGCTGGGGATTGTGGTTGCCAGGCTGCTTCGTTTAAACGGCGTCTGGCTTTCCTATCTTGGACGTGTCTTTAACCTTTTATTTTTTGCGGCCATGGGAACGGCGGCCATCCGGTTTCTGCCCTTTGGAAAGCCGGTGTTTCTCGGCGTATCCCTGCTTCCGATGGCGCTCCATCTGGCGGCATCCTATTCCTATGACGCATTCGTCATGGGGCTCTGCTTTTTTTACGGCGCTTACTGTCTGAACCTGGCCTTTGTAAAGCCGGAGGTAAAGCGGCGGGACGCGGCCGTTTTGGCGGCCGTCATGGCGGCGGTGGGGCCATGCAAGATGATTTATGCCGTTGTCATGGGCTTTGCGCTTTTAATTCCCGTGAAAAAATTCGGGAGTGTGAAAAACTGGGCCGTCTCGGCGGCGGCCGTATTTCTCGTGTTTGCGGCGGCTATGGCGCTTGTAAACGGCGGCACCATCGCCGGATACGCGGCCGGAAGCGACACGTATGTGTCCTGGGCGGCGGAAGAGGGATATTCGATTCCCTATATTCTCCATAATCCGGCGGACTTCCTTGCGATTCTCTACCGGACGGCGGCCGTTCAGGCGGAGGAGTGGTACGTGACGATGATCGGGGGAAAGCTTGGGAACCTTGACCCGGTGCTTTCCGTCCCGTTTTATATCGTGGCTGGCATGACGGCCTGCCTGTTCGGTCTTTCCGTGAGAAAGGCCGGGGAGGCGTTGTATCTTAGAACAGCGCAGAAGGTGTGGATCTTATTTCTGGCGGCCGCCTGCCTTCTCGGGCTCATGGCGGCGATGCTCGTGGGCTGGACGCCGTTAAGCTCCCAGGTCATCGCCGGCGTCCAGGGGCGGTATCTGCTTCCGTTTCTTCCGTTTGTGCTTATGACGGTGAAAAGTGAGAGGCTGGTGCGGACGGCAGGGAGCGACGAGACGCTTCTTTTTTACATCTGCGCCATGGACGCATATGCCCTTCTCAGGCTATTTAGTATTGTCAGCATGCGGTTATAG